The Elusimicrobiota bacterium genome includes a window with the following:
- a CDS encoding response regulator, producing MAEKTYTTTEIGRICDVYPATVINWIESGDLKAYITPGGHRRVLRRNLIDFLKKYNIPVPSELNSDRKTIMVVDDDPEMIQLIERTFKKYEDYFALTCVPNGVEALLNIGREKPDLMILDIVMPGMDGFELCTKLRSVDDMHSIKILAMTGKKITLDKSLGHYGIHKLFYKPFPLLDLVRAAGKFLRIELPIPKKTERAAAEVGSD from the coding sequence ATGGCGGAAAAAACCTATACCACCACTGAGATCGGGCGAATTTGCGACGTTTATCCGGCGACGGTGATCAATTGGATCGAGTCCGGAGATTTGAAGGCTTATATCACGCCGGGCGGCCACCGCAGGGTTCTGCGGCGCAATCTGATCGATTTTTTGAAGAAATACAATATCCCTGTTCCGTCGGAACTTAATTCGGACCGCAAGACCATTATGGTCGTGGATGATGACCCGGAAATGATACAGCTGATCGAGCGGACATTCAAGAAATATGAAGATTATTTTGCTCTGACGTGCGTGCCCAACGGCGTGGAGGCCCTGCTTAATATCGGGCGCGAAAAGCCTGATTTGATGATTCTCGACATCGTGATGCCAGGCATGGACGGCTTTGAGCTGTGCACGAAACTGCGCTCGGTCGACGACATGCACTCGATCAAAATTCTGGCGATGACCGGCAAGAAAATAACGCTTGATAAAAGCCTGGGCCATTACGGCATCCATAAGCTTTTTTACAAGCCTTTTCCTTTGCTTGATTTGGTCCGGGCCGCAGGAAAATTTTTGCGCATAGAGCTGCCCATCCCCAAGAAAACGGAACGGGCGGCCGCCGAAGTCGGTTCGGATTAA